From the genome of Borreliella mayonii:
ATGCCCTTTTAGGGCATACTAAAGATGAATTTTTTAATATTACAAAAAAGAAATTTGAAAGTGGATTTTCTTTATTTAAAAAAAGAATTAAAGAAATTACAACTATTTTAGAAAATATCTATCAAAAAATTGAAGGTATTAATGATACTACTAAGGAAGATATAGAAAAATCTAAAAAGATATACAAAGAATATGAGGAAAGTGAAAATATAGATAAGTTGAAAATAATATTTTCTCTAATTAAACTTTATTCATTATCTTTTGACAAATCTTTGAATATAGAATTTAGTGATATTTCAGCTGTAATTAGTTTAATTGAAAATATTTTGTGTAATGAAACTTCTAGTGAAGATAAAGAAAAAATAGAAAAAATTAGAAAATTAAGTAGCTACTATAAATTTTTCCATTATGGAATTGAATTCCCAGATATTCAAGAAGGATTTGATATTGTGATTGGTAATCCTCCATGGGAAAAAACTAAGTTTGATGAAGCTGAATTTTTCTCAAAACATATTCCTGGTTACAGAAAGCTAAGCATAAAAGAACAAAATAAAACAAAGCAAGGAATACTTAGTAAAGATAATCATCCTTTGAGTATTGAATACAATGAAGAAAAAAATAGTATAAGTGCTATAAATAATATTTATAAATCTAATTTTAAAGACTTTACTAGTGGTGGAGACCCAAATCTTTTTAGATATTTTACTTCATTTAATTTAAAACTAATAAAACCAGGGGGCAATTTAACTTATTTGGTTCCTTCGAGCCTTTGGAGTGAATTTAGTTCTAGAACATTAAGAAAACATATATTTGCTAACTATAAACTTAACTATATTTATCAATTTCAAAATCAAAGAAGATTTAAAGACGTGGTATCACTTTTTAAATTTGCAGTATTTCAACTTATTAATATTAAAGAATCCACATTTAGTTTTAAAGCAAAATTCATGATTCAGAACAATGATAATATTTTAAAAGAAATAACTAAAGATTTAAAAGATGGAAAATACGATGCTTATAAAGGAGTTGAATTAAATATAAATCAAATTAAAAAACTATCTCCTATTCAGGAATCAATAATAGAATTTAAAGGCAATGAAGAATTTAATCTTATTAACAAAATATTTAGTCAATTTAATACCCTTAGTGAAGAGTACATTAATTTTGGAGGAGGCCTACATTTAACAAAGCATAAAGCATTGTATAAAGAATATAATAATGAAAACTTTATATTTCTTTATTCCGGATCTAATATTCATCAATTTAATTCAAGATTTTTTGAAGATAAAGACGCAAAAGAAAGTTCTAAATTACTGTGGATAGATAAAAAAGACTTAGAAAAAGTATTAACTAAAGATAATCACTTTCAAGCTGAAAGAGTGTTCTATAGAGGGATTGCAAGAAACACAGATGAAAGAACAATGATTAGTACATTATGCCCTAGAAATTGTTATTGTGTACATTCAATATATGTAAATTATGAGAAAATACCAATATCTATTTATAAAAAATTATTTATTGTATCTATTTTTAACACATTTGTATTTGACTTTATGATTAGAAGATTTGTTAACTCAAATGTGCTAAAACCATGTTTATATCAATGTTCCATGCCTCAACCTGAAGAAAAAGAAATTTTAAGTAATTCTTTATATTTAAATCTTGTGAAAAACACTTCTTTAATGATAGCTAAAAAGGATTCCGATAACTTTAAATATTTACTTTATTTAGAACATTTTGAGCTTAGCAAAGAAAAAGTTAATAAAATACTGAAACTAGATAAAGAAGATGAATTTTTTAAAGAAAAAGAAAATGAAAACAATTTTATTGTAGCCAGTCTTTACTCATTAACTAAAGAAGATTTTATCATTTTACTTAGTGATTTTAAGGCATTAAAAAATAAAAAAGGAGAAGACTATATTTCGTCTTTAATAAAAGGATATGAAAATTATTTATTAAATAATAAAATTTTTTAACATAAATAAGTTAGTAGAAAAAATAAAAAATAAGATT
Proteins encoded in this window:
- a CDS encoding class I SAM-dependent DNA methyltransferase — encoded protein: MKINDIVKTNDPNISLYKELSKDFIKKENIVKSKSFFIFLKNKIQAIDDNSTEANIESLLKSIFEELAYSVEQQKGGQIEGVESRVDILLFENDKDKVDFNSKLEEAKKNNEPIPAEDILLIVEVKRPSFGFNTKNKVKEAEDQLYRYLNQYQKHYGILSNGKVWRLYDKSKVLYGEKRYIEFDFSKIAEKEEYEEQEWFVLFIYLIRKERYLKTSNVIEVEKEQIAKEKEIIQKTLREILYEKPDDSIVFKIAKNIYDKEFKVSDKEITKLDLDKILEESIIFILRIFFIAYIEDNDIFKKILEENKLYRSSISFRYFFYDENTKKKLGYKKIITIFNLLDKGSDAIKFPIFNGGLFAEDKVKYLNNESLLSISELEEILVKILFFEEKNIKDEKFVEYSKLDPKSFGELYETLLEYDLRIADTTVHRIVEDGIYLIRTEEELKSKQANKVATYYKGNIYLTSRSLDRKKSGAYYTPDDLTNFMVTSSIEEQLKTKSPLDIKIIDNSCGSGHFLISCLDYLTEKVWYQLDKFEDVKKELEKEYRTILKESEEYDVQDSINKELVLKRMLLKRCIYGVDINPISVEITMLSLWINTFIFGTPLSFIEHHIKVGNALLGHTKDEFFNITKKKFESGFSLFKKRIKEITTILENIYQKIEGINDTTKEDIEKSKKIYKEYEESENIDKLKIIFSLIKLYSLSFDKSLNIEFSDISAVISLIENILCNETSSEDKEKIEKIRKLSSYYKFFHYGIEFPDIQEGFDIVIGNPPWEKTKFDEAEFFSKHIPGYRKLSIKEQNKTKQGILSKDNHPLSIEYNEEKNSISAINNIYKSNFKDFTSGGDPNLFRYFTSFNLKLIKPGGNLTYLVPSSLWSEFSSRTLRKHIFANYKLNYIYQFQNQRRFKDVVSLFKFAVFQLINIKESTFSFKAKFMIQNNDNILKEITKDLKDGKYDAYKGVELNINQIKKLSPIQESIIEFKGNEEFNLINKIFSQFNTLSEEYINFGGGLHLTKHKALYKEYNNENFIFLYSGSNIHQFNSRFFEDKDAKESSKLLWIDKKDLEKVLTKDNHFQAERVFYRGIARNTDERTMISTLCPRNCYCVHSIYVNYEKIPISIYKKLFIVSIFNTFVFDFMIRRFVNSNVLKPCLYQCSMPQPEEKEILSNSLYLNLVKNTSLMIAKKDSDNFKYLLYLEHFELSKEKVNKILKLDKEDEFFKEKENENNFIVASLYSLTKEDFIILLSDFKALKNKKGEDYISSLIKGYENYLLNNKIF